AGCCCCTAAAGGGAGTAGCCGTCATGGCTTTCAAGATCATCGCGTCGCAATGCACCAGCTGTTCCGCCTGCGAGGCGGAATGCCCCAACGTGGCCATCACGGAAAAGGGTGGCACCTTCGTCATCAACCCTAAGAAATGCACGGAATGCATCGGCTATTTCGACATTCCGCAGTGCGTGGCCGTTTGC
The Azospirillaceae bacterium DNA segment above includes these coding regions:
- a CDS encoding 4Fe-4S binding protein encodes the protein MAFKIIASQCTSCSACEAECPNVAITEKGGTFVINPKKCTECIGYFDIPQCVAVCPVDDTCVIDKAYPRYQAAS